Genomic segment of Melanotaenia boesemani isolate fMelBoe1 chromosome 10, fMelBoe1.pri, whole genome shotgun sequence:
AGCTTCCTCCTCTCGGTCGGCTCTAAGCGACTCCGTGAGGCCGAGGAATGAGCACTGCGCCCGGCGCTGGGGATGAGACAGGCCGGTCGGTGGAGGTGGTTGGAAGCGTTAGCTCTCATCAGACACAGCGTTAGCTAACAGCCGGCTGTGGCTCCTCCAGCATCCCTTTACATCCACAGATCAGACCATAAACAGCCTATCGAATGAGACATTTTGATGTTTGAAAGCGTTAACGTGTTAGATTTATGAAGAGAAGAATGTCCAGATGATCACATCAGATGGAGATCACACCTGCCACCGTCCTACTGATGATTGTTCCAGACTGgaaaaacagttttcactgggAATAACAATATCTGCCTGACATGGATCCACTTGATTCtaacagatgatgatgatgataaaaaagGAGGGATGAAGCAGATCTGATGATGTGTTGAAGTGTTttcacaaacaacaaacaacggTGTGTGTTCACAGCTGTGTTTGTTatgattgtgttttatttcctcAGACTGTGTTCGTGTGATCCAGATCATGTcacttttttcatctttgttctCCTACAACTACAATTCCAAAAAATCAGTGTCTGTGTACAATATTAATCAAAACAGAATctaatgatttccaaatctcatcaagccatattttattcttaacagagcataaacaacatatcagatgtccTCATATGAGCTCAtgttgaatctgatggcagcaacacatctataaacatccagggtgatgttcagcatggtgtaaaaagtagttccagggtgatgttcagcatggtggaaaaagtagttccagggtgatgttcagcacggtgtaaaaagtagttccagggtgatgttcagcatagtggaaaaagtagttccagggtgatgttcagcatggtggaaaaagtagttccagggtgatgttcagcacggtgtaaaaagtagttccagggtgatgttcagcatggtggaaaaagtagttccagggtgatgttcagcacggtgtaaaaagtagttccagggtgatgttcagcacggtgtaaaaagtagttccagggtgatgttcagcatggtgtaaaaagtagttccagggtgatgttcagcacggtgtaaaaagtagttccagggtgatgttcagcatggtggaaaaagtagttccagggtgatgttcagcatggtgtaaaaagtagttccagcgtgatgttcggcacatttttgcatcccctcttcttctaacatgtctgtaaacatctgggaagtgaggagaccagttgctggagttttagggcAGAAATGTTGTgacattctggtctgatgcaggaatCTAGCTGCTCAATAGTCCTGGACCTTCACTGCTGGAGTTTTggtttcatgatgctccagatgttgtgtattggtaaaacatctggactgcaggcaggccagtttagcagccggactcttctcctgtgaagccatgctgctgtgatggatgcaggatgtggttcagcatcgttttgctgaaatctgcaaggtcttccctgaaagagacattgtctggatggagcagatgttgctctaaaacctccatgtacttttcagcattgatggagcttcacagatgtggaagctgcccacaccataggcactaatgcagccccatcccatcagagatgcagcttttcacctgtccactgataacaagctggatgctccctctcctctttagtctacagGACACagtgtccatgctttccagaaagaatttcacattttcatccatctgaccacagaacagtttccactttatctcagaccattttaaatgagctttgttcCAGAGAAGACAACAGTGTTTCTGAATTCTGTTCATATTTGGCTTCTTCTTtacatgatagagctttaacctgcatgtATGGATTTCAGAGTGAACTGTGTTCGCAGACAGGGATTtgtggaagtcttcctgagtccatgcagtgatttccagtagagaatcatgtctgggTTTAaagcagtgctgcctgaggagcAGAGACATTTCTTGGGTCTCTGGGGGACCCAAGCAAAATTTCACAGGGTGCTCCTCCAACCAGCGTTCATTGTCCTTTTATTATGATATTGTTTACTTATAACAATGACAATAATATGTTAATAATGATATCTTTTAAAGTCTTTGCTGTCACAGTATTAAATTCTTCAACTGtaactttaaaaagtttttttgatGGCTTTCACTTCTTCTACTGATTTAATTGtttactattttcatttaattaaataggGGTAATATGATTTAATGTAGTTCCAATACAGAAGATTAACATGTGCTGAAAACTGTATTATGACCATTTAGgattacatttacagctaatacATCACATACATAAGTAGTTTTTAGAAGCAtacactgagacaccctcagtgtaggaaggagctaccgcaggtccttcattcccactactgtcagactgtacaacttatctgtatagtcataatactgtgtaatatttatttatattttactgtgcaataccccccattatcaatgccatcatattcttcatatcccaccatcaccatgtaaatatgtatatagtctgtgaggttgttgttatattctatatgtatatatatatatatatatatatatatatatatatatatatatatatatcttttatatttataatggtacatatttttgcttttcttagactttttcttgtaaataatttatattgcaccttcttgctgtgatgcatgttcaccttattctgtctttctgcactttattctataacaagagctgctgtaacaagtgaatttctccactgtgagataataaagtctaatctaatctaatctaatctaataaaCCCTACTGGACATGGGTAAAACAATATCAACACCAGTTGCACACAGTGACTTTCATCCATGCACACTAGTAGTACGTATTAAATTTCGTGCCTATTAATTCTATAATTTAACATTCTTAGCTTTATAGATAAGCTGAACTAGAAAGCTTTAATGCAATATCATACAagttatctttttattttcagcctcctgACACCCAGATAGACTTCCAGACAGATGCTGCTCAGAACTAAATTAGCTTCTGGATTATCAACACTACTTACCACTGTCTTGGTCTCTTCTTTACTCTTCATGTTTTTTAGGGTTAGGGTCTGGCTCGGGGCCCCAAGCATTTGCCTAGTTTGCCTGTTGGTAAGTGGCACCTCTGCTGAGGACCCAAAGATCACCAATAtccagtttgaccttcagccttgtTCCATTCTtgtctttacatctgagaggctctgcctctgtGAAATGCTACTTTtacacccagtcatgttactgacttgTTTCCAGTGAACCTCATTAGTTCTCAAATGCTCCttccagttgttttttatttataccaaTTACGTTTTCCAGCGTTTTGTTGCCCTTGTTCCAacttgctgccatcagattcaagatgttctaatattttccatgaaatggtaaaatgtctcaagttacaacatctgatatgttgttcaTGTTCTagtgggaataaaatatgggtacaagattttttaaatcactgatttttttttttcatttacatttcacacagcatcccaacttttctGGAAATTGGGGTGATACTTCTCGTATTTCTTTAGTGTTAATGGCTGTTATTCTTGACATTTTTAGAAGGCCCATACCATAATACTgttataaaaatgaacaaaacaataaaatggttGATTGAAATTAACTGAACAgaaatttatcatttataacATTCACATCCATTTTTCTGCAGTAGTGAAGGTCAAAGTTCAGCAGATGTTGAAGAGCCATCACATTAATTAACTCCTGGTTTTATATGTGTCCTGCAGCAGACAGTCCTGTGGATCCCAATGCGTCCGTCCAGCCGTCATGCAGTGTTCCTGGAAGTCCGTGGTGCTGCTAGCATTAGCCTCCATAGCTATCCAGTACACAGCCATCCGGACCTTCTCCACCAACCCATTCAGTCTGTTGTGCTCTGTGGGCCTGATCCCCACCAGCCGTTCGGTCAACTGCACCATCAGAGGGGTGACGGGAGTCGGCCAGGACACACCAGATTGCGATGACGTTTTTCTCCAAACTCCATCGTCCATCTCCTCACCTCCCTCACTCAACACCAACAGGAGAACCAACATCCTCATTCTGGCCACCACACGGAGCGGGTCTTCGTTTGTGGGCCAGCTGTTTAACCAGCATCCAGAGGTCAGAACATCATATCATGTCAGTGTTTCCCCAACCCTACCAGGTCaagttgattttatttaacttgacCTGGACTGTAGCTGCGGTGCTCCGACCCCCACTGGGGTACCGGGAGCTCAAAACAAGAAtcaacagcagaatcagctCTTTGGCAGAGAAGTTTTGACAAGTTTTTCATGGTACAACCCACATCTcatctctgctgctcatcctacAAATTCTTTTTCCTTACAAACGTGGCtcaatttaaatggaataaacagactttccactAGTATAAGATATTTTACTaagcatttttacaacaaagaaataatccttAGAACCAAAACAGGAATTTTATTTACTAAGtcactgaaaacacactttttacATGGGTGATAACACAGAGGAGTGTGTGAGCTGCATGTGTGAAGCTTCAATGCGGTTTAATCAtgtgtaaaagagaaaaagaagagaaatgaaagtgaaaagaaaaaaatgaaggctCGGAGTGAGGGAATGCTAAAAAGTGACCAGCAACCAGCTAGAGACCAAACAAGTTTCCCTTTACTTCTTCTCTTTCCTTTGTTGCTGATAGAGAAACAGGTGTGGGCGGGGCTATGCCTCGGTAGGAATATTACTGTGATTCAAGTTGATatgaaaaatctaaattaaaaaacttttaCTTTGGAATTAGCTTTAGAAGGACAAACATTAGTGGAGCTCAGTGTGAAATGAAAGAAaccagcagaaacagaaacacctGCTCAGAGTTTCCCAACAAACACAATTAGCTCAGTAACGTCTCCAACCCATCATCATGTTGGAATTCAGATTTTCTTTGGATTCATTCTGTTGTCTTCTTTGTCCTCTTTGTCTCTGCAGGTCTTCTACCTGTTCGAACCTCTGTACCACGTCCAGCTGGCGCTGCTGCCTCGCCTGTCGCAGAGTCGGAATCTGTCTGAGAGGAGAGTGATGCTGGGAGCAGCCAGAGATCTGCTGAAGTCTCTGTACCACTGTCACCTCCACAGCCTGGAGAATTACATCCAACCCCGTCCTGCTCAGCACCTGACCGACAAGCTGTTCAGACGAGGAGCCAGTAAGAGACACGCCCGTTCACGTCCCACGCCCCTGTCTTTACAAGAcactaatgtgtgtgtatgttgtgtttagGCCGGTCTCTTTGCTCTACCCCTGTGTGTGAGGCCCAACTGGGCCCGAAGGAGCAGAGTCTGGTTCTGTCTGATGAGGGCGAGTGTGTGAAGAAGTGTGGACCGCTCAATGTGTCGCTGGCAGCCGACACCTGCAGAGCAAAGCGCCATGCAGCCATCAAGACGGTCCGGATCCCACAAATCAGTGACCTCAGAGCACTGATGGAGGACCCAAAACTCAACCTGAAGGTAGAGGATCATCTCACTCGGTTTACATGGACTTATTACTGTCAATAGCAGCAGCAGTCAagagccatgtttacatgtgtaatttttttcagtCAGGTTATAATTCAGATCAGACCTGTGCTGTTATCATGGCTTTTGAAAAAGTTACTCTGATCATGGCGTTTACATGCGAACGGAAGAAATCACTTTGACATGCCCACAGGCGGATGCtccagaaacagaagaaaaagaaaaaacaacctGGGATTTCTGATATAAACAagcacagctgtgtgtgtgtatttgtgtgtatttattacCGTCTAATCGATTTTAGTTTCTCCCCCTTGctaatttagaatttttttgaAGTTGGTACCAGATGTCCCATGAGGAGGACATGACAAGTAAATACGTATTTTCATCATTCACCCTTCCCAGTACCCATACACCACTGGAAAGCTAAGACTCTTTAGATTTGAATTATGTGTACCATTCCAGGCTATAATCATGACTGCACATTCAAATAAACACTTATTTTAGACCAGTTGTAAATGGAATTTATCTTTGAGgccatactgtactccagtagcagatgaccCTGGAACAAAAAgggtcctgttacatcagcaagggttcATTAAAAGTAGGCTAGTAAAATAGCTGGTaagtctttatatatatatatatatatcatgagGTGGTCATTTCAGTTTGACattctgaaaatgtgttttcatacGAGGCCTGCAACAATTAGTCATGAAATatttctgctttgctgctgtacAGACTCACCCTGCTTTTGCTCTCCCTTCTGCTGcattcttcctctttttactttgatttgtacactgatttttcctcttttttaccTACAAACCCACCCACAATAGTTTTTTGATACCTATAAGTCACTGGGACTAAAGAATATTTACCAGAAACCGCAACATTTTTCATAGCTCTTTTATCTGCAGCACTCCATGTGCGTGGCCTACACACAGCTGAAGCCTACACGTAGCACTCTGCTAAAGTTAAGTAGCTTGGAAAGGTGTTAACGCTAGGCAAACAAGCAGCAAGATGCCTTCCATCTCCACAGACGACTACCAAGACCTATTTAAGAAGACAACCGCCCTGAAAGGGAAAGTTTGCCGTCTTGAAGTCAGTATTGAAGTAAATGGACTGCatggaaatgaaacaaccttGTCATTGACCCACAACAGCGGAGGTGAGCAAGCTAACAGATGGCTAAAAAGCACAGATAACACTACTAAAAAAGAAGCAGCCTCTGTGAATTACAATAAATCATTGGGTAAAAATCCTCCCTGGAACTgtcttggtgcaaagccaaaaAGTAAATCATGCCTTCTGGAAAAGGGAGGACAACGTATCACGGGTCGGGCGCAGCCTGCTGAAGTCTATGATGAGACTGACTGGCCTCCTCTCCCTACAAAACAAAGGACCTCTTCTACCCAACTACATggtaggaaacaggactgggCAACCCAGACTGGGAAGGTTAACAACAAACCTCCAAAGCGCCTGAATGTGGAACTACAGAACAGATTTGCTCCGCTATCAGATGACTCGGGATCTTCATTGGGATCTTCTATCCCAGGACTGCGAGGTGAGGACTAAAAGCTGGTCAGAAAGGAAAAGGCCCCAGGGAAAGCTAAAAGCTGGGCCTGAAACTCTGATTATTGGTGATTCTACTGTAAATGATGTTCAGTGGATGTGTGGAAAGAACACCAAAGTCCTCTGCTTTCCTAAAGATATGATCAGTGACATGCAGGAGAGAATTCTGAAAGCCATGGCTGATTACCCAGATGTGAGAAACATCGTACTACATACAGGATCAAATGATGTGTCCAAGCAACAATCTGAGGTTCTGAAGCAGGACTTTACTGGAAGGTTAAACACAGCGAGCTCtctgaaagcagctgttttcatcAGTGGACCTGTGCCCCCCatcagaagaggagaggaaagattCAGTAGATTACTGGCATTAAATAATTGGCTTATTTCGACATGTGATtacaacaaactgcattttattaataatttttacatcttttgtgAACGCAGACAtcttttttaaggaaaatggattaaatttgAACAAGTCAGGGGTGAAACTTTTCACCTCCAACCTTTTCCACTTCCTGCGTCATCCCTCTGTATTCAGTGCCAAGACTGGGATACAAGAGGAGTTATCTCATAAGATAGACCAAACAAAACCCAGTGGAAACCCAGAGGCGGAGCTGCCTTGAAAAACAGAGACATCAGCGGAGGCAAGAGGATGGATCTTTATTTGCTCCCAATCCCCTCAACAGCACCAAAAACCAGGACGATGATCCTTCGTCCCACCAAACCCCAAACAGGCcattagcagggaaaacatttttaattaatgatctTATCACTGaacacaaccttgattttatgtttttaacagaaacttggttaaaccaaGACGCAGCTGCTCTTATAGAGTCAACCCCTcgcaactttagttttatcagtgaggtcagactgaacaggagaggagggggcggggggttgcagttttttttaaatgaatcatttcaatgtaagcagttatcttttggaaattttacttattttgaatatgtggctcttcagctaaaagctaaaaatagatCAATGTTTCTGGATATATACCGCCCACCAGGGTACTGTGCAGCATTTCATgatgagtttagtgaactgctgctTTAATCTGTGTAgactttgactgtgtaattattgttggtgattttaacatccatgtagacaaccctcaggatAAGGGGACTAAAGACCTGAGTAACAGTCTGgacaactttgggctgactcagcatataacaggggccacacacactaaagaACACACTCTAGATTTACTGATCTCGAAGGGTTTGAACTTTTCTaaaatgactgtgtgtgttgtggacctgtctgatcattactgtgttttctttgagagtacgattcctgttcacacaaatgtctcaacagagGTCATCACAACACGGTGTATAGCTGAAAACAcgactgggatgtttaaccaggtcttctcttcaacacctgccctatcagggggttcaaccaatgagcttgtcactagttttaatgctaaaatgttaagtattatggatgctgttgctcctattaaggtgaaagttgtctctggaaagaaaaagtctccatggagaaattccacactggtaaagcatggaaaaagagagtgtcggaaagccgagcgcagatggagaaaaacaaatctacaggttcattatgacatgtataaagagaaacttcactcttataatctacaactgaggaatgcaagaaagtcc
This window contains:
- the LOC121646894 gene encoding carbohydrate sulfotransferase 1-like isoform X2 codes for the protein MTRLGTPNLDHLGSLASLEHHRQPPAACLRHRQSCGSQCVRPAVMQCSWKSVVLLALASIAIQYTAIRTFSTNPFSLLCSVGLIPTSRSVNCTIRGVTGVGQDTPDCDDVFLQTPSSISSPPSLNTNRRTNILILATTRSGSSFVGQLFNQHPEVFYLFEPLYHVQLALLPRLSQSRNLSERRVMLGAARDLLKSLYHCHLHSLENYIQPRPAQHLTDKLFRRGASRSLCSTPVCEAQLGPKEQSLVLSDEGECVKKCGPLNVSLAADTCRAKRHAAIKTVRIPQISDLRALMEDPKLNLKVVQLVRDPRGILASRIETFRDTYRLWRLWRATGRRPHNLDLKQINTVCEDFFQSVSTGLARPHWLKGRYMLLRYEDLARFPLRKTRELYSFLGLVLDHSVVDWILNNTRGSSDLSSRQKFTTVRDSAANAENWRVKLSFDMVVYTQTACQPLLGLLGYKTVFHPRELRNLSHSLVEDRTFLPFI
- the LOC121646894 gene encoding carbohydrate sulfotransferase 1-like isoform X1, encoding MTRLGTPNLDHLGSLASLEHHRQPPAACLRHSRQSCGSQCVRPAVMQCSWKSVVLLALASIAIQYTAIRTFSTNPFSLLCSVGLIPTSRSVNCTIRGVTGVGQDTPDCDDVFLQTPSSISSPPSLNTNRRTNILILATTRSGSSFVGQLFNQHPEVFYLFEPLYHVQLALLPRLSQSRNLSERRVMLGAARDLLKSLYHCHLHSLENYIQPRPAQHLTDKLFRRGASRSLCSTPVCEAQLGPKEQSLVLSDEGECVKKCGPLNVSLAADTCRAKRHAAIKTVRIPQISDLRALMEDPKLNLKVVQLVRDPRGILASRIETFRDTYRLWRLWRATGRRPHNLDLKQINTVCEDFFQSVSTGLARPHWLKGRYMLLRYEDLARFPLRKTRELYSFLGLVLDHSVVDWILNNTRGSSDLSSRQKFTTVRDSAANAENWRVKLSFDMVVYTQTACQPLLGLLGYKTVFHPRELRNLSHSLVEDRTFLPFI